In one window of Caenimonas aquaedulcis DNA:
- a CDS encoding YjgN family protein, giving the protein MKSKPSAAVDRIDTRATGTGIQPYPLEFSGSGPEFFRVWIVNLLLTIVTLGFYTPFARKRTAQYFYGHTLVANSPLEFTAQQRKMVFGFLLLVVLYVAFKLLAETGQDTWAALFLFTGAALAPYFWASAMRFRLGATRWRGVRLQFAAGWGEVYKASWPVFAAAVVWIGVVASLQMLAPGARASGAGIGRHLLIVALLVLGVALILTLLCVIRLEYNYKALLVSRAYAGAQPGRWKPVYGDFVRIWLATLGVLAGGALAFALVASAAIASGVAFAPAKRDGLAVVLAIVAGLLAILFAIVVVTSPARAYREARMFQLVWNNVGVSTIARFKCNLRARRYVLLRMKNMVLTMLTLGFYRPFARVSEYRMKTESVTLHVKGGLDQLVGMLAQQQDGLGDALADAVGLDLIG; this is encoded by the coding sequence ATGAAAAGCAAGCCATCAGCCGCGGTTGACCGCATCGACACGCGCGCGACCGGAACCGGCATCCAGCCTTATCCCCTGGAATTTTCCGGCTCGGGCCCGGAATTCTTTCGCGTCTGGATCGTGAACCTGCTGCTGACGATTGTCACGCTCGGCTTCTATACGCCCTTCGCGCGCAAGCGCACGGCGCAGTATTTCTACGGCCATACCCTGGTGGCCAACAGCCCGCTGGAATTCACGGCGCAGCAACGCAAGATGGTCTTCGGCTTCCTGTTGCTGGTCGTCCTCTACGTGGCGTTCAAGTTGTTGGCCGAAACCGGCCAGGACACGTGGGCCGCGCTGTTCCTGTTCACGGGTGCCGCGCTCGCACCCTATTTCTGGGCCAGTGCCATGCGCTTCAGGCTCGGCGCCACGCGCTGGCGCGGCGTGCGCCTGCAGTTTGCCGCCGGCTGGGGCGAGGTCTACAAGGCGAGCTGGCCGGTGTTCGCTGCCGCCGTCGTCTGGATCGGCGTGGTGGCCAGCCTGCAAATGCTCGCCCCCGGTGCGCGGGCGTCCGGTGCGGGCATCGGGCGCCACCTTCTCATCGTCGCGCTGCTGGTGCTCGGTGTCGCCCTGATCCTGACCTTGCTGTGCGTCATCCGGCTCGAATACAACTACAAGGCGCTGCTGGTCTCGCGGGCCTACGCGGGCGCGCAACCCGGGCGCTGGAAGCCCGTCTACGGCGACTTCGTGCGCATCTGGCTCGCGACGCTGGGGGTGTTGGCGGGAGGCGCGCTGGCCTTCGCGCTGGTCGCCTCCGCGGCGATCGCAAGCGGTGTCGCATTCGCTCCCGCGAAGCGGGACGGGCTCGCGGTGGTGCTGGCAATCGTCGCCGGGTTGCTCGCGATCCTCTTCGCGATAGTCGTCGTCACCTCGCCGGCGCGGGCGTATCGGGAAGCGCGCATGTTCCAGCTGGTCTGGAACAACGTGGGTGTCAGCACCATCGCCCGCTTCAAATGCAATCTGCGGGCCCGCCGCTACGTGCTGCTGCGCATGAAGAACATGGTGCTAACGATGCTCACGCTCGGCTTCTACCGGCCCTTCGCCCGCGTGAGCGAATACCGCATGAAAACCGAGTCCGTCACGCTGCATGTCAAGGGCGGGCTGGACCAGCTGGTGGGCATGCTGGCGCAACAGCAGGATGGGCTGGGCGACGCGCTCGCCGACGCCGTGGGGCTTGACCTGATTGGCTGA